In Sporosarcina sp. PTS2304, a genomic segment contains:
- a CDS encoding OFA family MFS transporter, with the protein MKKTKNRWLIALSAVGIHISIGSVYAWSNFTNPLIEEFGWSTSQVQLTFSIAILFLGLSAAFLGHFVEKYGPRKAGLLAALFFGVGVTGSGLAVGMSSLPMLYIFYGMLGGIGLGVGYIAPVSTLVKWFPDRRGLATGLAIMGFGFAAAISSPIMEYLIVNVGLQKTFFILGISYFTIMLLSSLYLEKPEEGWAPPGFIEKVQSGKTEIKQDLAQLTANQAVKTKRFYYLWLMLFINVTCGIAILSAAKPMAIDSIGMTTVQAAALVGVLGVFNGAGRLGWAAISDYIGRPNTYTTFFVVQLILFSILPFTTNAIIFQVILAIIYTCYGGGFASIPAYIGDIFGTRQLGAIHGYILTAWSAAGVAGPMFAAWMKDTTGSYESSLLFFAGLFAVALVISLLIRVDIKRLRNEQEGLKTTAAPQVAATK; encoded by the coding sequence ATGAAAAAGACAAAGAACAGGTGGCTCATTGCTCTTTCAGCAGTTGGTATCCACATTTCTATCGGATCCGTTTATGCATGGAGTAACTTTACAAATCCATTGATAGAGGAATTTGGCTGGAGTACAAGTCAAGTGCAGCTTACGTTTAGTATCGCTATTTTATTTCTTGGTTTATCTGCGGCATTTTTAGGGCATTTCGTTGAAAAATACGGGCCTCGAAAAGCAGGGTTGCTAGCTGCATTATTCTTTGGCGTCGGAGTAACCGGATCAGGATTAGCAGTCGGCATGTCTTCATTACCAATGCTGTATATTTTTTACGGAATGCTTGGAGGTATTGGTCTAGGCGTCGGGTACATAGCCCCTGTATCTACTCTCGTCAAATGGTTTCCGGATCGGAGAGGACTTGCTACAGGTTTAGCCATTATGGGCTTTGGATTTGCCGCAGCAATTAGCAGTCCGATTATGGAATATTTGATTGTCAATGTAGGATTACAAAAAACATTCTTTATATTAGGGATTTCTTATTTTACTATAATGTTACTTTCCTCACTTTACCTTGAGAAACCTGAAGAAGGATGGGCACCGCCTGGTTTTATTGAGAAAGTGCAGTCTGGAAAAACAGAGATTAAACAAGATTTGGCACAATTAACAGCCAATCAAGCAGTGAAAACAAAACGTTTTTATTATTTATGGCTCATGCTATTTATTAATGTAACTTGTGGAATTGCTATTCTTTCCGCTGCTAAACCTATGGCAATAGACAGTATTGGAATGACTACTGTCCAAGCCGCAGCTTTAGTCGGAGTGCTAGGTGTATTTAATGGCGCCGGAAGACTTGGTTGGGCCGCTATTTCCGACTATATTGGTCGTCCGAATACGTACACTACATTTTTCGTTGTTCAGTTAATTTTATTTTCTATCTTGCCATTCACAACGAACGCAATTATATTCCAAGTGATTCTGGCAATCATTTACACATGCTATGGCGGAGGGTTCGCTTCAATTCCTGCATACATTGGGGACATTTTTGGCACTAGACAACTCGGGGCAATCCATGGTTATATTTTAACAGCTTGGTCTGCTGCAGGTGTAGCGGGTCCGATGTTTGCGGCATGGATGAAAGATACAACAGGAAGCTATGAAAGTAGTTTATTATTCTTCGCTGGATTATTTGCAGTCGCTTTAGTCATCTCTTTATTGATTAGAGTGGACATTAAAAGGTTACGTAATGAACAAGAAGGACTTAAGACGACTGCAGCACCACAAGTAGCAGCTACTAAATAA
- a CDS encoding alpha/beta hydrolase gives MLRRRLIFIVGVISSVFTAILTIFGILVTNRMMYLKIKDSEFILQREMLAKRFDNQWFETVRKENLWIPSPNGYNLRAIFLRPLDTTRTVVICHGVTENKVNSIKYARLFERLGFNSVIFDHRRHGDSGGKTTSFGFYEKMDLKEVISAVRKRVGKRALVGIHGESMGAATTLLYAGTYEDEADFYISDCPFSDFSEQLLHIIRTEMPFKTSMSLRVANLFLKIRDGYTSAAVSPREVMKFIDKPVLFIHSLEDKFILPHMTEELYALKEGDKMMKLFAKGEHAKSYNDNPEEYERVVQTFLHRYRLS, from the coding sequence ATGTTGAGACGAAGACTCATTTTTATTGTAGGTGTAATTTCAAGTGTCTTCACAGCTATACTCACCATTTTCGGCATCCTTGTTACCAATCGAATGATGTATTTAAAAATTAAGGACTCCGAATTTATTTTGCAACGAGAGATGCTTGCCAAACGATTTGATAATCAGTGGTTTGAAACTGTCCGCAAAGAGAATTTATGGATTCCTTCACCTAATGGCTATAATTTACGTGCTATATTTTTACGACCATTAGACACGACAAGAACGGTCGTAATTTGTCATGGCGTAACTGAAAATAAAGTAAATTCTATCAAATATGCCCGCTTATTTGAACGACTCGGATTCAACTCCGTTATATTTGACCATCGGCGGCATGGCGATTCGGGCGGGAAAACTACAAGCTTTGGATTTTATGAGAAGATGGATTTAAAAGAAGTCATATCAGCTGTGCGTAAGAGAGTAGGCAAACGTGCTTTAGTCGGTATTCACGGGGAGTCTATGGGGGCGGCAACGACTCTACTATATGCAGGGACATATGAAGATGAAGCAGACTTTTACATTTCTGATTGTCCATTCTCCGATTTCTCCGAGCAATTGCTTCACATTATTCGAACAGAAATGCCTTTTAAAACTTCGATGAGTTTGCGCGTTGCCAATTTATTTTTAAAGATACGTGATGGCTACACGTCTGCTGCTGTATCTCCTCGAGAAGTTATGAAGTTTATTGACAAACCTGTTCTATTCATACACAGCCTGGAAGATAAATTCATACTGCCTCATATGACAGAAGAACTGTATGCATTAAAAGAAGGAGATAAAATGATGAAGCTCTTCGCTAAAGGTGAACATGCCAAATCGTATAACGATAACCCCGAAGAATACGAAAGAGTGGTACAAACTTTTTTACATCGATATCGTTTATCTTAA
- the sirA gene encoding sporulation inhibitor of replication protein SirA has translation MRKYEIFKIKSEYQSFIMGRERLLFELLAVDPSTNYQEIEYLCDQLHDMEIDQIIHRKLRKSFDKIDSHCNEYRLTHLIKGDVFIKMGTHCIEVYCQGSRMLDLDLFVALSSATDRFFAVMNEQEECGWLKPVKYSERLILENTMM, from the coding sequence ATGAGGAAATATGAAATATTTAAAATTAAATCTGAATATCAATCATTTATTATGGGACGTGAACGTTTGTTATTTGAACTATTAGCAGTTGACCCTTCTACGAACTATCAGGAGATTGAATATTTATGTGATCAGTTACATGATATGGAAATCGATCAGATCATACATCGGAAATTACGTAAGAGTTTTGATAAGATCGACTCTCATTGTAATGAGTATCGGCTTACGCATTTGATTAAAGGGGATGTGTTCATTAAAATGGGAACTCATTGTATTGAAGTGTATTGCCAAGGTTCTAGGATGTTGGACTTGGATTTATTCGTAGCATTGTCTTCTGCAACAGATCGTTTTTTTGCTGTGATGAATGAACAGGAAGAGTGCGGTTGGCTAAAACCAGTCAAATATTCAGAGCGTTTGATACTAGAAAATACAATGATGTGA
- a CDS encoding neutral zinc metallopeptidase, giving the protein MKTDGRRKSTNVEDRRGRGGGGAIALGGGGLGIVGIILFLLLGGNPTELINNNATAPNQPYVETEQDRELADFVSVVLADTEDIWTELFQQQGLTYENPTLVLYTGQVDTACGYGSAAAGPFYCPGDQKLYIDLQFYNELQTTFKAPGDFAMAYVIAHEVGHHVQTLLGISDQVMPLRQKMSEEQFNKYLVRFELQADYFAGVWAHHAQGRGYLERGDLQEAITAAGAVGDDTIQKRARGYVVPESFTHGTATQRIYWFEHGFELGTIAGGDTFNETEK; this is encoded by the coding sequence ATGAAAACAGATGGACGGAGAAAAAGTACGAATGTCGAAGATAGAAGAGGTAGAGGTGGAGGCGGTGCTATTGCATTAGGTGGCGGTGGTCTAGGCATTGTCGGTATTATACTCTTTTTATTGTTAGGAGGTAATCCTACAGAGTTAATAAACAATAATGCGACAGCACCCAATCAGCCCTATGTGGAGACTGAACAGGATCGGGAGTTGGCTGATTTTGTTTCTGTCGTTTTAGCTGACACAGAAGATATTTGGACAGAGCTTTTCCAACAACAAGGTCTCACGTATGAAAATCCTACGTTAGTTCTTTATACAGGACAGGTGGACACGGCTTGTGGATACGGAAGTGCTGCCGCCGGACCGTTTTATTGCCCGGGTGATCAAAAGCTTTATATCGATTTACAATTTTATAATGAATTACAGACTACATTTAAAGCACCTGGAGATTTTGCTATGGCTTATGTTATAGCGCATGAAGTAGGGCATCATGTGCAAACATTGCTAGGAATTTCTGATCAAGTAATGCCGTTGAGACAAAAAATGAGTGAAGAACAATTCAATAAATACTTAGTGCGTTTTGAATTACAGGCAGATTACTTTGCCGGTGTATGGGCGCATCATGCACAAGGACGAGGATATTTAGAACGCGGAGATTTACAAGAAGCTATTACTGCTGCGGGTGCCGTTGGTGATGATACAATTCAAAAAAGAGCAAGAGGTTATGTCGTTCCTGAGAGCTTTACACATGGTACAGCTACACAACGAATATACTGGTTCGAACATGGTTTTGAGTTAGGTACTATTGCAGGCGGCGATACTTTTAACGAAACAGAAAAATAA
- a CDS encoding hydroxymethylglutaryl-CoA lyase — protein sequence MFSLPNNVTLIEVGPRDGLQNEKNQIPTHIKLSFIRALQLAGIEEMEVTSFVSPKWVPQMADAADIMQQIKNKGRQIVLTPNAKGIEKAKEAHAKSMAVFVGVSDTFNQKNINRTTEESVNSLRPLILQLKQEGYFVRACISTAFHCPYEGSIELEKTLDLCRQFSDMNVDELSVADTDGMANPAMSYDLFLALREQFPKQLLTAHFHDTRKLGLTNIYAALQAGVDRFDTSAGGLGGCPFAPGATGNVATEDVLYLLQSLNIETGLNMNAICQAVEIVEPYLSRPIETAMYQQFKREGHIC from the coding sequence ATGTTTAGTTTACCAAATAACGTAACATTAATCGAGGTTGGACCAAGAGATGGGTTACAAAACGAAAAAAATCAAATCCCGACACATATTAAGTTATCATTTATTCGTGCACTCCAACTTGCCGGAATAGAAGAAATGGAAGTTACTTCATTCGTTTCACCTAAATGGGTTCCGCAAATGGCGGATGCTGCTGATATTATGCAGCAAATTAAAAACAAAGGAAGACAAATCGTATTAACACCTAACGCTAAAGGAATAGAGAAAGCAAAGGAAGCTCACGCTAAAAGTATGGCAGTTTTTGTTGGGGTGAGTGATACGTTTAATCAAAAAAATATAAATCGCACTACGGAAGAGAGTGTCAATTCGCTAAGACCTCTCATTCTTCAATTAAAACAAGAAGGATACTTTGTTCGCGCGTGTATTTCTACCGCTTTCCACTGTCCATATGAAGGCTCTATTGAATTGGAGAAAACGCTTGATTTATGCCGACAATTCAGCGATATGAATGTAGATGAATTAAGTGTTGCGGATACGGATGGTATGGCAAATCCTGCAATGAGCTATGATCTTTTCTTAGCCTTAAGAGAACAGTTCCCTAAGCAATTACTGACTGCTCATTTTCATGATACACGCAAATTGGGGCTGACGAATATTTATGCTGCACTGCAAGCAGGTGTCGATCGGTTTGATACATCGGCAGGGGGACTAGGAGGTTGTCCGTTTGCTCCAGGCGCTACTGGAAATGTGGCAACAGAAGATGTTTTATACTTGCTACAATCATTGAACATCGAAACTGGATTAAATATGAACGCTATTTGTCAAGCAGTTGAAATCGTAGAGCCTTACCTTTCTAGACCAATTGAGACAGCTATGTATCAACAATTTAAGAGAGAGGGGCACATATGTTGA
- the tkt gene encoding transketolase yields MTEKIDQLAITTIRTLSIDAIEKANSGHPGLPMGAAPMAYTLWTKYLHHNPANPQWFNRDRFVLSAGHGSMLLYSLLHLSGYGLTIDDIKNFRQWDSKTPGHPEYGHTAGVEATTGPLGQGIGMAVGMAMAEKHLAATYNKPGFDVVDHHTFALCGDGDLMEGVAAEAISLAGHLQLNKLVVLYDSNDISLDGELDKSFSENIRKRFESYNWNYARVDDGNDIEAVGKAIEEAKGNTGGPTIIEVKTVIGYGSPNKSGKADAHGAPLGEEEMALTKDYYKWTFEENFHVPTEVYENFKQAAEENGAKKEQQWNELFEQYENEHKELATQLKQSITNELPEDLQKQMPVYEVGKSVATRSASGDSINALATAVPSLFGGSADLAGSNKTTIKNAGDFSADDYAGRNIWFGVREFAMGTALNGMALHGGLSVFGGTFFVFSDYVRPAIRLSALMGLPVTYVFTHDSVAVGEDGPTHEPVEQLASLRAMPGLSIIRPADGNETSAAWYTAITSKDTPTVLVLSRQNLNTLPNSKELAMDSVQKGAYTISPATKDQADGILIASGSEVNLAVEAQAALKEQNIDVSVVSMPSWDLFEKQDQAYKDSVLPKSVKKRVAIEMGASLGWHKYAGDEGVVMAIDTFGASAPGDLVIEKYGFTVDHVVKHMTELVNN; encoded by the coding sequence ATGACCGAAAAAATCGATCAACTGGCTATAACGACAATCCGAACATTATCAATCGATGCGATTGAAAAAGCCAATTCAGGCCACCCGGGGTTACCAATGGGAGCTGCTCCTATGGCATATACGCTATGGACAAAATATTTACATCATAATCCAGCGAATCCTCAATGGTTTAATCGTGACCGTTTTGTGCTGTCTGCAGGACACGGATCCATGCTATTATACAGCTTGTTACATTTAAGCGGCTATGGTTTGACAATTGACGACATTAAGAATTTTAGACAGTGGGATTCAAAAACACCAGGACATCCAGAATACGGTCATACTGCAGGTGTAGAAGCGACTACAGGGCCATTAGGACAAGGTATTGGAATGGCTGTAGGAATGGCGATGGCTGAAAAGCATTTGGCAGCCACATATAATAAACCTGGATTTGATGTTGTGGATCACCATACATTCGCACTATGTGGAGATGGAGACTTAATGGAAGGTGTAGCTGCAGAAGCGATTTCTTTAGCAGGTCATCTTCAGCTGAATAAACTAGTCGTACTATACGATAGTAATGATATTTCTTTGGATGGTGAGTTAGATAAATCATTCTCTGAAAATATTAGAAAACGTTTTGAGTCATACAATTGGAACTACGCACGTGTGGACGATGGGAATGATATCGAAGCGGTTGGCAAAGCAATTGAAGAAGCAAAAGGTAACACTGGCGGCCCTACAATCATAGAAGTGAAAACTGTGATCGGTTACGGTTCTCCAAACAAGTCCGGTAAAGCCGATGCGCATGGTGCACCGCTTGGTGAAGAAGAAATGGCTCTTACAAAAGACTACTACAAGTGGACATTTGAAGAAAATTTCCATGTGCCGACAGAAGTGTATGAAAACTTTAAACAAGCCGCAGAAGAAAATGGCGCAAAAAAAGAGCAACAGTGGAATGAATTGTTTGAGCAATACGAAAACGAACATAAAGAATTGGCTACACAATTGAAGCAATCTATTACAAACGAACTTCCTGAAGATTTACAAAAGCAAATGCCTGTTTATGAAGTAGGTAAATCTGTTGCCACTCGTTCAGCTTCAGGAGATTCCATTAATGCATTAGCAACTGCAGTACCTTCTTTATTTGGTGGCAGTGCGGACTTGGCAGGCTCTAATAAAACAACGATTAAAAATGCGGGAGATTTCTCTGCTGATGATTATGCCGGCCGTAACATTTGGTTTGGGGTTCGTGAATTTGCGATGGGTACTGCACTGAACGGTATGGCGCTTCATGGCGGTTTATCTGTTTTCGGTGGAACGTTCTTCGTCTTTAGTGACTACGTACGTCCAGCTATTCGTTTATCTGCATTAATGGGCTTGCCAGTTACGTATGTATTCACACATGATAGTGTAGCAGTAGGCGAGGATGGCCCTACTCATGAGCCGGTGGAACAGCTTGCCTCTTTACGTGCAATGCCTGGTTTATCAATTATTCGTCCGGCAGATGGCAACGAAACTTCAGCAGCTTGGTATACAGCGATCACATCAAAAGATACTCCTACTGTACTGGTGCTTTCAAGACAAAATCTAAACACATTGCCGAATTCAAAAGAATTGGCAATGGATTCTGTTCAAAAAGGTGCATATACTATTTCACCAGCTACAAAGGATCAAGCGGATGGTATATTGATAGCTAGTGGTTCTGAAGTGAACTTGGCGGTTGAAGCACAGGCAGCTCTTAAAGAGCAAAATATTGATGTCAGCGTCGTTTCTATGCCATCTTGGGACTTATTTGAAAAACAAGATCAAGCGTACAAAGATTCAGTGCTTCCTAAATCTGTGAAGAAACGAGTAGCAATTGAAATGGGCGCATCACTTGGCTGGCATAAATATGCAGGCGATGAAGGTGTGGTAATGGCGATCGATACATTTGGTGCTAGTGCGCCTGGTGATCTTGTCATTGAGAAATACGGATTCACTGTAGATCATGTTGTAAAGCACATGACAGAACTAGTGAATAACTAA
- the serC gene encoding 3-phosphoserine/phosphohydroxythreonine transaminase, giving the protein MSNQKSVYNFNAGPSALPREVLEKAQSELVDFKESGMSIMEMSHRSATYEEVHNQAINRLRSLFSIPENYEVLFLQGGASLQFAMIPMNFLSAGKKASYIMSGAWSDKALKEAKTIGEVYEAASTKGTNYNRVPSTEEITFDEQDAYVHITSNNTIFGTQFQEFPDTGNIPLIADMSSDILSRPVDVSKFGMIYAGAQKNLGPSGVTVAIIRKDLLENANSSIPTILKYSTHASNNSLYNTPPSFGIYMLGEVLGWMEQQGGLDKIAKNNEEKANLIYNVIDNSNGFYTGHAEKDSRSLMNITFRVADEQLEKQFLQEAKEAGFVGLNGHRSVGGCRASAYNAVPYAACEALKQFMVDFQAKHK; this is encoded by the coding sequence TTGAGTAATCAGAAGTCTGTATATAACTTTAATGCGGGTCCATCCGCTCTTCCGCGTGAAGTCTTAGAAAAAGCACAGTCGGAGCTTGTAGATTTTAAAGAATCGGGAATGTCGATCATGGAAATGAGTCACCGCAGTGCAACTTACGAGGAAGTACATAATCAAGCAATTAACCGTTTACGCTCATTATTCTCTATTCCCGAAAATTACGAAGTGTTATTTTTACAAGGTGGAGCGAGCCTACAATTCGCAATGATTCCTATGAACTTCCTTTCTGCAGGGAAAAAAGCCAGCTATATTATGTCGGGCGCCTGGTCTGATAAAGCACTTAAAGAAGCGAAGACAATCGGTGAAGTGTATGAAGCAGCTTCAACGAAAGGGACGAATTATAATCGCGTTCCATCCACTGAAGAAATTACGTTTGATGAGCAGGATGCATATGTTCACATTACTTCTAATAATACAATCTTCGGTACTCAGTTCCAAGAATTCCCTGACACAGGAAATATTCCTTTAATTGCGGATATGTCTAGTGATATTTTGTCACGCCCAGTAGATGTTAGTAAATTTGGCATGATCTATGCTGGTGCACAAAAGAATCTCGGGCCTTCTGGCGTAACAGTCGCCATTATCCGTAAAGATTTATTAGAAAATGCAAATTCCTCAATTCCTACTATTTTAAAATACAGCACACACGCTTCAAATAATTCACTCTATAACACGCCACCTTCTTTTGGAATTTATATGTTAGGTGAAGTATTAGGCTGGATGGAACAACAAGGTGGACTAGACAAGATTGCGAAGAATAACGAAGAAAAAGCAAACTTGATTTATAATGTGATTGATAACAGCAATGGTTTCTATACAGGACATGCGGAAAAAGACAGCCGTTCATTGATGAACATTACATTCCGTGTAGCTGATGAGCAACTAGAAAAACAGTTCTTACAAGAGGCGAAAGAAGCCGGTTTTGTCGGTTTAAACGGTCACCGTTCTGTCGGTGGATGCCGCGCATCAGCATATAACGCAGTTCCATATGCTGCATGTGAAGCTTTAAAACAATTTATGGTGGACTTTCAAGCAAAACATAAATAA
- a CDS encoding recombinase family protein gives MTAKKCVIYCRVSTEKDTQEQSIIRQQEELEQLAQELEYECVEIFTDRQSGYDMDREGLLSLMDRIQDGHIDAVLIQDETRLGRGNARVAILHVIAKSETTVITNHSNGSIELNEMDTMLLEILAIVEEYQRKLHNAKIRRGMKRAVQKGYDPSLNLHSIDQSPGREKLELPMDEIIELRSKGLTFEEIANVLKGLGHSASKATIHRRYKEFTEREH, from the coding sequence ATGACAGCAAAGAAGTGCGTGATTTATTGTCGTGTGAGTACAGAAAAAGATACACAGGAACAGTCAATTATTAGACAACAAGAAGAGTTAGAACAGCTCGCACAAGAGTTGGAATATGAATGTGTGGAAATATTTACTGATCGTCAAAGTGGCTATGATATGGATCGTGAAGGATTGCTTTCATTAATGGATCGCATACAAGATGGTCATATCGATGCTGTTCTTATTCAAGATGAGACACGCTTAGGCAGAGGGAATGCTAGAGTGGCTATTTTACATGTTATTGCTAAAAGTGAAACGACAGTCATTACGAATCATTCGAACGGTTCAATAGAATTGAATGAAATGGATACTATGTTATTGGAAATTTTAGCGATAGTAGAAGAATATCAACGAAAATTACATAATGCAAAAATTCGTCGCGGGATGAAAAGAGCAGTTCAAAAAGGGTATGATCCATCTTTAAATTTACACTCGATTGATCAAAGTCCAGGAAGGGAGAAATTAGAACTTCCAATGGACGAAATTATTGAACTGCGAAGTAAGGGTTTGACATTTGAAGAAATTGCGAATGTTTTAAAAGGATTAGGTCATTCCGCCAGTAAAGCGACAATTCATAGAAGATATAAAGAGTTTACAGAGCGAGAACACTAA
- a CDS encoding STAS domain-containing protein encodes MKRIDLELYEYLVSKFPEITEVWLAMRRVEEGSIYSLTASEKMEQKLREQNRLTILTITSSLLEDPKLFEKNKKEWAEVVALSRVNSNTPIEDVLEALSNVRLTYWRFLKGFYVTNEERITIKDYVRWSETINSAFDQIYVDFAETYNKFMSTKLTAQQTLINELSSPVIKLTPTIGVMPLIGDMDDVRARVMLQSIPEKCLETDIIHLFIDLSGVSVIDTLVAQQIFRLTQVLSLLGTKCTITGIRPEIAHASTELGLDFTTIETFSSLQQAFSKEFKVIAN; translated from the coding sequence ATGAAACGTATTGACTTAGAGCTGTATGAATATTTGGTATCCAAATTTCCGGAGATCACAGAAGTATGGTTAGCCATGAGAAGAGTAGAGGAAGGTTCCATTTATTCACTTACAGCGAGTGAGAAAATGGAACAAAAATTGCGTGAGCAAAACAGACTGACGATCTTAACGATTACGAGTAGCTTATTAGAAGATCCAAAATTGTTCGAGAAAAATAAAAAAGAATGGGCAGAAGTCGTGGCTCTTAGCCGAGTGAATAGTAATACACCGATTGAAGATGTACTTGAAGCGTTAAGTAATGTACGCTTAACCTATTGGAGATTTTTAAAAGGGTTTTATGTTACGAATGAAGAACGAATAACAATTAAAGATTATGTTCGTTGGAGTGAAACAATTAACAGTGCATTTGATCAAATTTATGTTGATTTTGCTGAAACGTACAATAAATTTATGAGTACTAAACTCACAGCTCAACAAACGTTAATCAATGAATTAAGCTCACCTGTGATAAAGTTAACACCTACTATAGGTGTAATGCCGCTCATTGGGGACATGGATGATGTACGTGCAAGAGTCATGTTACAGAGTATTCCAGAAAAGTGCTTGGAAACAGATATCATACATTTGTTCATCGATTTATCGGGTGTTTCAGTAATAGACACATTAGTGGCACAACAAATTTTCCGATTAACTCAAGTGCTTTCCTTACTTGGTACTAAATGCACCATTACGGGGATCCGACCCGAAATCGCTCATGCTTCAACTGAATTAGGATTGGATTTTACTACTATCGAAACATTTAGTTCATTGCAACAAGCATTTTCAAAAGAGTTTAAAGTTATCGCAAATTAA
- a CDS encoding YneF family protein, whose amino-acid sequence MNLILAIVLIVIALIGGVALGFFIARRYMMKYLKENPPINEQMLRMMMMQMGQKPSQKKINQMMAQMNKVQDKPDKKK is encoded by the coding sequence ATGAATTTGATATTAGCGATTGTCTTGATCGTCATCGCATTGATCGGTGGAGTAGCGCTTGGCTTTTTCATCGCACGTAGATATATGATGAAATATTTGAAGGAAAATCCACCAATTAACGAGCAAATGTTACGAATGATGATGATGCAAATGGGACAAAAACCTTCACAGAAAAAAATCAATCAAATGATGGCTCAAATGAACAAAGTACAAGATAAGCCAGATAAAAAGAAATAA
- a CDS encoding YqkE family protein: MAKKKKQNNKQPQNHYQNTRTDETATSLSDLLNDDVLAKLKHTKIELAAIEEQQKEKEKQQRIQERKDREKNKSFEELLEEYGDAGTKY, translated from the coding sequence ATGGCGAAGAAAAAGAAGCAGAATAATAAACAACCGCAAAATCATTACCAAAACACTCGAACTGATGAAACGGCGACATCTCTTTCAGATTTACTGAATGATGATGTACTGGCGAAATTGAAACATACAAAAATAGAATTGGCAGCGATAGAAGAGCAACAAAAAGAGAAAGAAAAGCAACAAAGGATTCAAGAGCGTAAAGATCGTGAAAAAAATAAAAGCTTTGAAGAGTTATTAGAAGAGTATGGAGACGCTGGAACAAAATATTAA
- a CDS encoding DUF896 domain-containing protein, translated as MLSEKKMKRINELANKKKTTGLSIEEAKEQTLLRKEYLETFRSSMRETIESVKVIDAEGNDVTPEKVKEARQNQKPLN; from the coding sequence ATGTTATCTGAAAAGAAGATGAAACGCATTAATGAACTGGCAAATAAAAAGAAAACTACAGGTTTATCAATCGAAGAAGCAAAAGAACAAACATTATTACGAAAAGAATATTTAGAAACATTCCGTTCTAGTATGCGAGAAACAATTGAGTCTGTAAAAGTGATCGACGCTGAGGGAAATGACGTCACACCTGAAAAAGTAAAAGAAGCAAGACAGAATCAGAAGCCGTTAAATTAA